Within Triticum dicoccoides isolate Atlit2015 ecotype Zavitan chromosome 1B, WEW_v2.0, whole genome shotgun sequence, the genomic segment ttccgtcagcacgacggcgtggtgacgatgattctaccggcgcagggcttcgcctaaactccgcgacgatatgaccgaggtggaatatggtggaggggggcaccgcacacggctaaggaacgatcacgtagatcaacacgtgtgttctagggtgccccctgcccccgtatataaaggagggaggggggaggtgcggccggccccaaggggtgcgcctggaggagtcctactcccaccgtgccttggtggagaaggaaaggggggaggggaaagaggaaaagggagggggggggcgccgcccccctccttgtcctattcggactaggggggagggggcgcgcggcctgccctggccggccctcctcttctccctcatggcccatgtaggcccaataaccctcgGGGGGGTTTCAGTAACccgccggtactccggaaaaatcccgatttctcccggaacgatttcgatatccaaatataggcttccaatatatcaatctttatgtctcgatcattccgAGACTCGTCGTCttgtcctggatcacatccgggactccgaacaaccttcggtacatcaaaatatataaactcataataaaaccgtcatcgtaacgttaagcgtgcggaccctacgggttcgagaactatgtagacatgacctagaactattctcggtcaataaccaatagcagaacctggatgctcatattggctcctacatattctacgaagatctttatcggtcaaaccgcataacaacatacgttgttccctttgtcatcggcatgttacttgcccgagattcgatcgtcggtatctaatacctagttcaatctcgttaccggcaagtctctttactcgttacgtaatgcatcattccgtaactaaatcattagctacattgcttgcaaggcttatagtgatgtgcattaccgagagggcccagagatacctctccgacaatcggagtaacaaaacctaatctcgaaatacgccaacccaacatgtacctttggagacacctgtagtactcctttataatcacccagttacgttgtgacgtttggtagcacccaaagtgttcctccggtaaacggaagttgcataatctcatagttacaggaacatgtataagtcatgaagaaagcaatagcaatatactaaacgatcaagtgctaggctaactgaatgggtcatgtcaatcacatcattctcctaatgacgtgatcccattaatcaaatgacaacacatgtctatggttaggaaacataatcatctttgataaacgagctagtcaagtagaggcatactagtgacactatgtttgtctatgtattcacacatgtattatgtttccggttaataaaattctagcatgaataataaacatttatcatgaaataaggaaataaataataactttattattgcctctagagcatattttctTCATACATATTGTagatactagttggtttatttgctggaagattatatgttcagatccattatgatatttattactcctctgatcttgaacatgaatatgatttgtgagtagttgcttttgttcttgaggacacgggagaagtcatgttacaagtaatcatgtgaatttgatatttgttcgattttgatgatatgtatgttgtgattcccttagtggtgttatgtgaacgtcgactacatgacatttcaccatctttggacctaagggaatgcattgtggagtagttattagatgatggattgctaaaGTGATAGACGCTTAAACCAtaatttatgcgctattccgtaaggggctgatttgccaTATGTTTAACACtaaggttagattttatcttaattcttcttttgtagttacggatacttgtgagaggggttaatcataagtgggaggcttgttcaagtaagaacaacacccaagcatcggtccacccacatatcaaattatcaaattagcAAACGCGAATAAAACAaacatgatggaagtgactagataaaattcccgtgtgtccttgaGAACCTTTTACTTATTatcagagaccgttttggcatgtactTTTCTACAGaaaagattgggctaccttgctgcacctattgttactattgctacttattacttattacaaattatcttactatcaaactatctgttatcgacaaTTTCAGTACCTGCAGAAagcaccttgctgaaaaccacttgtcattttcttctgctcctcgtcgggttcgacactcttacttattgaaaggactacgattgatcccctatacttgtgggtcatcatagccCAAAATAGATCATGTCACTGTTCATCTTTTTCCTTCATTCCTTCTTTCTCCTCTCGATCAGAACAACCCCAGCCCACCCCACCTTAACGGCGGGCCTGCACCACCCGTGGCGGGTGGGCGTTACCATGCACCGCCTtgctgccccgccctcccctcgaccttccCCTACCGTCATTGTTGGTCACCGCCCCAGCCATCCTTCTAAGTCCGGCACCACCCATGAAAACCTCCGGCAATCCTCTCCAACCTCACCCATAAGATAGATAATAGGGCCATTACTTCACCCTATGTTAGATGGTGGGACTAGTTCTTCTCCGGCAAGCTCCGGCCAAGAGGGAAGGAAGAAGGAAAAAAGTGAAATTGAATCGGGGCTTCTGCCTTTTCCTGTGGGTTTCATTTCTATGAAATGGAATCGGGGCATCTGCCTTTTCCTCTAAAAAATTCTTTTGTtgatgaaaatgaaaaaaaaccgTAGCTTGCATGCATGCACACATATAGGAGTACGATGGACAGATCGTTGACGTTGATGGATCAAGTTTacatcagcagcaggagcggaAGCGGCAGCAAGCAGGCGGCGAGGGCGAGGAGCGGCatggcggcgagggcgggcgagccgCCGGACATGTCGTCATAGACGTCGTCCTCTTCGGCCGGGTCGTCGTTCTGCGTGCGCGAGGGCGCGAAGGGAGCGACGTAGATCTTGAGCTTCTGGCCCTCCTCGCAGTGCTTGCCGACGCCGCAGAAGTAGTAGCGCGGACCGGCGGGCGGGATGAGCTCGATGATGGTGGGCCCGTTCTGGTAGCGGTTGGTGATGTTGCGCATGCTGCAGCCGTCGAACAGGTCCCGGCTCGGCACCTCCACGATGTTGTACACGCCGCTCCGGTACAGGAACACTGCACGCATGTGATGTGACGGCCGGCGTCAAGGATCGAATGGCGCCCGCCGGAGCCGGAGAAGAAGGGGGAAAATAAATAGGAATTGATGATAGATCGACTCACTGAGCTTGTCGCCCACGCTGATGTTCCGGGTGCGGGCCCAGTCCCCGTAGTAGGTCTTGTTGGGGGCCATCGTCCAGCCCTTGCCGGCGCCGACGATGTGGTAGATGCCCGCCGACGAGCCGGCAACGAGGGACGCCAGCACGACCGCGAGGAGCAGCAGCGAGAGGCGGCCCTTGCTCCTCTCCATTTGTTCAACGAGATCGATCCGCCGACCGGCCTGATCTTGGTTTCTCGATCGACGATTCGACTCGTTCGTACGCACGTCGTTCTTCCTTTTTCCTCACCTTGGGGGGACATGCGTGTGTGGAAGAGAAGAGTTTGGGATGATGGTAGCTAGCCAGAGATCTAGCTAGCccctgtgtgcatgcatgcatgcatgcatgtgatcgATGGAGCAGGACTTGAGGGAGTCCATGGATGACCTTGCCTATTTTTTGCTCTTGGTTTGGTTCCTGCCTCTGGCTAGCCCTTCTCTAATATTGGCAAGTGTGTGATGGTCGCCGGTGAGTTTTTTGTAGCCAACGTACGGATCATCCCTGATCATAGTGCATTTATAGATGTGCAGTCCTTTGGCTGACCACACAATTAGTTCAACTGTAAACAACACGAATTTGTACAACCACTGCCTGCTTGTGCGCCTGCTTGTGCGTGCATGATCATCACTCATGTGTCATCTCATGAGCTGACCATGCACATATGTAGCTGCTGGATCACGGAAAGTGGAGACGACAACACATGATGACTCTGAATTGATCTTGAGCATGGGATGAAAATTCCACGCCTGACCCTAGTTGGTTACCTTGTTGAATGCTTTGCTTGAGATTTGCTCGGACTAGATCTTGAGGAAAAAAGCACACAATCTGGTCTTAGGTGGTTGGTTGGATCTAGTGACGGCGACAGTTGCACCCTGCTTCCTTCCTGAAGTCATTGTTTTTTGAGAACCTTTATCATAGCCCTTATGTTATCAAGAATTGACTTGATGTTGTAGTCGTCGTTGTATTTCATCAATCACTATCTTGATCCCTTGGGGGGTGGGGTCGTCTTTTTCTTCTATCTGGGCCATAGCTCCGGTCTTGTATATGACTTTGCTCTTTgccgatgtgtgtgtgtgtgtgtgtgtgtgtgtgtgtgcatcctagttatgtaGAGTCTAGGTGTGTGCTTATTGTATTTGTAACCCCTTGATGATACGCTCTCTTAATGGAAAGGTCGTTTATCCTCCAAAAAATATACTCCAtttgttcttaaatataagtctttttagatattccactacaaactacatacggatgtatatagacatattttagagtgtagattcactcattttgctccatatgtagtccagggtgaaatatctaaaaagaattatatttaggaacggagggagttaaTCTAGCTACACCCTTGAAAACATGAATGAATTCTCGCAAAAAAAACATGAATTAAGTATGATCTTACACAACTAGGACTTTTCAACTATAAACTTGTTCCCCTTCTTGATGGTATTTGGGAACAAAGACCTTTGAAGAAAATCCCTATGTTGCCCTCAAGGAACACACCCTTAGCCCCATCCCCCCGACGAAGCTAAGAGATTATATTGGAGGTCTAGAgtagtcctggccatgggcagcccagCCCGGACGGCCCGACCCGACCTTGCCCATGGACCGGGcctgggcctagattttgagcccgacgGCCGGGCCAGGCTCGGGCCCGTCGTATTCTTCgttttaaggaagaggcccagtGGGCTTTTAGCGTGATGGGTCGGGCTCAGGCCCGATTTTTAGGCCCGGCCGCCGGGCTGGGCCGAGCTCAAGCCCGTCGTATTCGTcgtttaaggaagaggcccggcggGCTTTTAGTGTGATGGGACGGGCCCGATTTTTAGGCCCGACGGTCGGGCCAAGCCAGGCTCGGGCCTAGGTTTTTTGCATCGGGCTTTGgtaggcccggcccgaagcccggcccgggCCGACAGATGGCCAGGTATAGTCTAGAGCTAAGATAAGATGGCCAGACTTGGTGATGAGAATACAATTTTTGGTGCTATTTCTACTAAATTATTCAAATTTAACTGTATTGCTAGCATATGATCTGAAGAGGATAGAAGCATCACTAATAATGATCTTAAGGTTGATGCACTATGAAACTCCTATAAGGATAGGCTTGGTACTTTTGAATTCTATCTATGAGATTCAACCTTTCTGCTTCTGTGCCATCTCATTGAAAAGGAAATCGAGGATGttgttgtgtgtatgccatgtgaaaAGCTCCAGGCCGGCTATGTAGTGATTTCTATGATGGCAATATTGGCATCCAGAGTATCAatactgtttttattgctctaattGCAAATATCGACAATTCTAGTTCATATCTTATTACATGACAATATCTCAGGTCAGCCTGCCTTTGAAATGCATAACAATTTATATCCATAGTTCATGCTAACCAATATGCGTTCATCAAATCCAAAACCATACAAGATTAATTGTTTGGCATGGGCATTTGAATGGACTTTGTGGCACCGAAGCGGACTACGTTGGTTTAAGTTGATGGCATTATCGTCACAATTTCATGCAACACAAGCCATGTATCTCTTTCCTGGAGGAAGTGTGTTAGAGTTCTCATGAAAATGAATTGCGCCTTATCCTTGGCATTACGAATGCAATAATTAGACGTCCGAGGAGAGGGGCTTTGCAACCTTTTTTTGTTGGCCCGAATGTGATACCGAACCATCCGAGAAAACAACCAACCATATCTTGCTCAAGCGCAGAAGCCAGGTGTAAGGTTGCTGACAGAAGTACAAAACCCAGGTTGAAGTGATTTGGTTTAATTGCATTATTATGTCCGGTAGGACCTTGGAATATTTCAGTCAAAGACACCCCTTTTCATTTTTATGGTGTGACGACATCGGTGCAATTAATGTATGTCATTATCAATCCAAGTTTTCCAAACTCATCAAACATATATAGTACTGAAGAAGATTTTCACTTTGCGGGTAGGCAGGAGGTAGTGAGAGTGATAGATTTCAGGTTTTCATCTCGGCCATAGATCAAGAAGTGGACACTTTTCCCGGAAAAAAGTACTAGACACTTTTCATGGAAACTCTTTACAGATTGCAATCTCGGCCTCTCTTTTTCCGGTGAAGAACTTCTTTTTCTCGTTGTGACACTCTCATAGAATGTCTGAACAAGACGAGGATAAAAAAGAACTTACAATCTCATTTCCATGAAAAAGAATCACAATCTCCCGAAAATCAACAGACCTCAAGAACTGTGGAAATTAAACACACATCTATCTAGTAGTATAGGTGATACGGTGAACCGAAATGATACGTACTGTGGCCATATTTCAAaccattcaaaaaaaaaaaactactgTACACGGCCGCCTTGTATGTACGTACGTACCTACACCAAGCCGATGTACATACATACAATCCAATTGCGCCGTGGCTTAGTATGAGCGTAAATACATCGAccccaaaaaatgaaaaatgaaaatacATCGATCCAAGCCCAGATCGAGGGCTATTGTACTTGTGCGGCAAAGATGCATACTGGGTAAATACATAGTATACGCATGCCATACATGTTCCCTATAGTTTCTTCTTGGCGTCCACAAGCTTCGCGGGGTCCACCTCCATCGTCGACGCCTGCGCGAGCTCCTCCTGCGCCGTCGACGACGCCTGCGTGGGCTCCGCCTGCTCCATCGACGACGGCTGAGCGGCCTCCGCCTGCGCCGTCGACGACGCCTGCGCGGCCTCCGCCTGCGCCGtcgcggcctcgtcctgcgccgtcGACGACGCCTGCTCGGCCTCCGCCTGCGCCATGGACGACGCCAGCGCGGCCTCCCCCAGCTCTATCGGCGCCGCCGGCGGCAGCGCCGCTGCGGCGGGCgcctcggcggcggtggcggtggtggtggcggcggcggtggcggtggcggtggcgggggcggcggggtcgccggagACGTTGACGGCGACCTTCTGGCCCCCCTCGCAGTGCTCGCCGACGCCGCAGAAGTAGTAGCGCGGGCCGGGCGTGTCGAGCTTGATGATGGTGGGGCCGAGCTGGTACCGCATGGTGACGTTGTCCATGCTGCACGCGTCGAACAGCTCCTTGGTCGGCACCTGCACGATGTCGTACACCCCGCTCCGGTACAGGAACACTGCGTGCACCCACGCCGGCGGCCACGTCAAGAAcgtccggccggccggccggcggcgaggagaAGAAGGGGAGCGAACAACGAACTACGTATACTAGCTAGCGAGCAAACTTACTGAGCTTGTCGCCGACGTGGATGTCCCTGGTGCGGGCCCAGTCGGCGTAGTAGGTCTGGTTGGGGGCGATGCGCCACCCCTTGCCGGCGCCGACGATGTGGAAAATGCCGGCGGACGGGCCGGCGAGGGAGGCCGCGACGACCGCGAGGAGCAGGAAGGAGAGGTGGGCCTTGCTCGCCATCGCTCTCGACGGCTCTTCCTTCCTCAGTTGATCCGGTTAAtccagctgctgcttcttcttcctcccctgcgTGGAGGAAAAGATTGCAATGGTGGTGGCTAGCTAGGAGGCCTCGTGGGGGAAGAGACACTTGAATCTATCCATGGGCAGCTGCCTATTTTTGTTACCGGTTCCTGTCACTCTTCCCTAATATTGGCTTGTGTTTATGCATAGCTTTTGTAGCAACACGAAAAAATTGAGTGTACCCTGTGCTTGTGCTATGTTTGGATAGCCCAGAGGTTCTAAGGAGACAGGTATAATTGGAATGTCATTTGTACACGTTGTTATTTGTCTCTTATCCCTGTGAAGAGTGTTTCTTATCGCTTTTATTTTCATTTTAATACTGTAAATTGCTGCAGGATTTTTCTTTCACAAGGCAACATATATAAAAGACGAGACGGGGAAAAACTGAGGACGGAGAATAGGGCGACGCATTGTAGTACTACTAAAATATACTAGTATGATATTACTCCTTCTATGAGTACCGCAATTTATTCAGATCGAGAACAGGTTTTCTctcaagagcatggttaatagtatagccaactgctggctataagtcattgccatgtcatctataacccatcttatagccaatatgtacaatagttgattagaagagtgtactacttttttattatatggcccacctttcactctcacaaagtgtctaggagcacgtgctagagctggctcttcaccaagagcccgcttcacttctctctcttcttctctttcctccaactaagcaagaatatactagtttatttcttatagccagctgactcagctctattgtacttgctctaagtcgCTTGCCTGAGCAAAAGTGATGACATTGTAGGCAACCCCCGCCCTCTCATAGGCATCGTGTGCGGGCCTCGTGGTTATCCAAGTCTCTTTTTAGACTCTCTTTTACCTTATCTGAAAACTACACCAAGAGGGTACTTAAACTGAACCTCGTTTTTCTTTGTTTGCCCTTAGATTGTGTCGGCAACAAACGTATGGCCTTATCAATCCATACTAGTCTCACTGGTTTTCAGAAACGATTGCAGCATTCGCCGCCGTTTAGATACCGACGTCATTATGCTTCTCCGCAGAACAAACTAATGAATTGGCCATATGATCGACTCGCGCTCCGCGACTTTCAACAGTAACTCCATCTGCTCCGGGAGTGGAGGTTCTCCAAACAGGGCCTAAGATACTGTTATCAAAGGAAATCACAACATATATGACAGAAATAGGTTTTTGCCGGTCGCAGAAGACAGAAGCGTACGAGTTACACGACTATCAACAACCAACACTCAATACATAGACTATTGCATTCCCTGCCCAAATCATTCATTCGTTCGTTTTTCTTCCCTTCGACGCGGGCATTTCTGAACTCGGGAAGGTATATTGTTATATACAGTATATGAATATATTACTCTATTCATTCAAATAAGGGGACTACAAAAAATAGTAGGCATAGACAAACCCTCGTTGCATCACTCGCACAGATCAGGATGCGTGATCAACTCCTTCAGACAACAATGTCACCTTCCGCAGCTTTGCTTTGACCGTCATACTAGACTGTTAGTCGTTGCACATCAAAACTGCGTCGATTCCCGTGAGATGCGGACCGGATCGGGCCAACATAGCATGTAAGGCTCTAGCTCAAAAGTAAATACGCGGCCCTCGAAGCCCATACATAAATCTGTACAGAAACCTAGCCCTAGGCCCTCGCTGAAATGCGGACTAGTACTATGTCAAAGCGCCTTACAAAGTTTACCTTTCAGAGTAGCCGAGGCCTTTCACTCCCTCCAGTTGCACACTTCATTGGGAGTTTCAAGCGAACATCAACGGCCAGGGTTGTGTGTTGCTTGAAGTGCGCAAGTGTGTTTCCACCGCTTTGTTGCCCGGCCTCGACATGTGTTGATGCATAATAGTtgtttgttggcaaggaagaaCGCTCGAGGAAACATATGGTCAGCAAAGAAACATGGCAATCACGGCCATTCAGATACTCTCATCCTGTAACTTGCTCAACGGATCATTCAAACAAGCTCAAGGACTTTGATGCTTCCACTAGAGTTGGCAGCCACCACCATATTCGACCTTCCTCTCCAGCAAACGCTCGACACAAACTGCTGATTATCATCATTGGTCTCTTGTCCGGTTATTGGATCGATTGAACCAAACTTGTGAGAAGTTATTGGCATGGGAAAGCTTTTATAGTAAGAATATACCTGCAAACCAACTAGTAATGAGATCTTCcactaaatagtactccctccgtcctaaaataagtgactcaaaaatgactcaactttgtactaatgttagtacaaagttgagtaagttttgagtcacttattttgggacggagggagtatattaataGCACGCTTCACAATTCACCCGCCAGAAATATGAAGTTGTGAAATGAGTTCGGATTCTGAAGTTTTCATGATTGATGGTTCCTAATAAATACACGAGATTTCCCAAGTTACCATCAAGGTAGCATAATCTAACCTCATCATCCTGAACAACAAATATATCACCTAAATTTAGGTGTTGCAGAGTAAGTGTAATAGCATTGGCACTAGAGGTTTGGTGGTTAACTAATTAGGTTGGAGGAATGAGGCAATAAATGTATGAAGTTAGCAGGGCCAAGGGGAGGGTGAGatcttttttttgtgtgtgggaacAAGGTACATGAGAACTGTCACAATAATGGAAAATTATATTTTCCTCAGGGCATCAATTTGCATAACATTGGCTGCTCCAAAAAAGTGTTTCCACCCAAGAGAACTCAATATGCTTAACAGTGTCTTGATTAAACAAAGTGCAGTGCCAGCATGACAAGCCAAATATATGCATTAAATATAATACTCACTTCATTGTTTTCAGAACCGCACGTTATGTATCCATCGTGAACGGATAAGCCTACAAAATTCTGCatgagaaaatgaggttgattacACACCAATTCCAAAAATGGTTACCAAAAGGGAGAAAGCAAATAATTCAGTAAGCCGTTTATACCTTCTCGTTGGTATGACCACTCAAAGTCAGACTGCAAGCATTAGTAGATAATCCATTAGGATTAGTCCGGTTGAGATCCCATATCTTCAAGGTATTGTCAGTTGAGGCAGATATAAGCGTTTCTGCATCCAAGAATCTTACATAGCTGACAGCTTTCCCGTGTCCAGAAATGGTACACCAGGGGATCCTTGTATGCCTCAGATCATAACAGTATGTCTTGTAATCAGCTGAGCCAAAGGCTAACATACGAGAGGAGTATGGCGAGAACTGTACACAGCATACATTGGCCACATTTCTTATTGTGTCCACGCTATTTTTCTGGTATCAGCAACAAGACATAACTTTAATTAGAGAAAATGGTATCAGGAACATGAAAATGTATTCAGAATATGGAAAGAGCAAATCAAAAAGCAAGACCAAAGTTTGTAACTGAAGGCATGGTGACTGTTGCTTCTTAGCAATGGTCAAAAGAACAGAAGTTAATTGCACTTGCTCGAGTGTTCAAAGTTAATTTGGCTGGTTCTTCTGAAAGGCAGGGCCATCAATCGTTGTTAGGGGGAAACTGAATGAGTCTTGGATTGGGCACAGCTTAGCCCAACTTGCATTTATGAGCTTTTAGCCAGCCCAGCTAGGGATACAGAGCGGTATCCCGCATAAGCCCGCAAAAGCAGGGAGTTAACTTGAACTAAACTAAATCGCCAaaaagaaaatgctacaactaacCCGGTCTATTTTGACTACAGAGGGGGGCGGATCGGGCGCCATTCTGCATCCCTAAACCCAGCCCAGTAAGGTCTGGACTACTACTATGGTATTTCAGATAGGGACACGAGACCAATCCACATAGGAACAACTTAAGAGCTTGATATTTCTTCATCTGCAGCCCTTTTTTATGTGGCATACTTAACTCCAGATCACTATAAGCATAGGGTAACATAGCAGAACGTTTGAAATACCAGACTCTAATTAAGACTACCCTGTTGAAATTGGAGCAGAACAAGTTATGGAGTTAAATAACATACCTGGTTAATATTCCAAACTTTCACACAACAATCGTCACTCCCACTTGCCAATTTAGTTGGATCCACCTCTGAGAAACTCACAGACCAAGCTCTTTTCCGATGCTCTGTAAACTGTGTGAATCCTTGGCCAGTGCTTGCATCCCATAGCTGCATTCCACGGTGAAAATTAAACCAATGGCAAAAGTAAAGTAAAAATGTGTGGTGCATTTCCAGGTAAAGCATAAAAGAAGGAATGAATCGCCACAGTACCGAAAGAAACAAATGAGCAATGACAACTGTGAGAAAATATTAGCAGTTAGTGGAAAATATTTCGACGGGCGCAAGTGCTTTTTATACCGAAACGTGTACGCACTATTGAATGTTGATGCAAAATCAGTACTACTAAGTTTTTCAGGATATGAATGCAGATACAACTTTATTGTTGAAGTATCAATAGATTGTCCATGCTTTCTAAACAGCTAAAGCTTTTCAGGTAAAACTCAACaaggaaatgatgcttatcctCAAACAGCAATTCACTTTACTGTTTCCAGGCGAAGCTCACTGATTCAACCTTAAGTACTTTGCTTCAATAACGGAATAGTTTGTGCTGTCCCTCCCAACTCATAATCATAATGCTAACAAAGAAACAATCCCAAACATAAAATTTGGGCACGGCAGACAACAAATTGTCTTGTCCCACAACTGAAACTACTATCAAGATATGGTGCCCAAATCAATAGAACATTACATACCAATCAGTACTATGCTAGATCCAGAAGTACGCA encodes:
- the LOC119312446 gene encoding cucumber peeling cupredoxin-like, with translation MERSKGRLSLLLLAVVLASLVAGSSAGIYHIVGAGKGWTMAPNKTYYGDWARTRNISVGDKLMFLYRSGVYNIVEVPSRDLFDGCSMRNITNRYQNGPTIIELIPPAGPRYYFCGVGKHCEEGQKLKIYVAPFAPSRTQNDDPAEEDDVYDDMSGGSPALAAMPLLALAACLLPLPLLLLM
- the LOC119312457 gene encoding umecyanin-like, giving the protein MASKAHLSFLLLAVVAASLAGPSAGIFHIVGAGKGWRIAPNQTYYADWARTRDIHVGDKLMFLYRSGVYDIVQVPTKELFDACSMDNVTMRYQLGPTIIKLDTPGPRYYFCGVGEHCEGGQKVAVNVSGDPAAPATATATAAATTTATAAEAPAAAALPPAAPIELGEAALQAEPTQASSTAQEELAQASTMEVDPAKLVDAKKKL